A single genomic interval of Adhaeribacter pallidiroseus harbors:
- a CDS encoding peptidylprolyl isomerase: MKSFRFIFIGFGLVSWLFLAACSGKSNKGDLGTYETLTDANVTELLTKFGQENPETKVTISTSLGVIKVRLYKDTPLHRANFVRLAKMGFYDNTIFYRVLRDFMIQGGDTRERKIKTDKYGVPSEVKPQYFHKRGALAMARYDDEFNPKRLSSSHNFYLIQGVVHNQESLDDIAQSKKITFSPEQVKTYTTIGGVPSLDTKYTVFGEVTEGLDVIDKIAKVPVDPNDVPVQDVFMTVEVEE, encoded by the coding sequence ATGAAATCTTTCCGGTTTATATTTATTGGTTTTGGTTTAGTAAGTTGGTTGTTTTTGGCGGCTTGTTCGGGCAAATCCAACAAGGGTGATTTAGGCACGTACGAAACCCTGACGGATGCCAACGTTACGGAACTGCTTACGAAATTCGGCCAAGAAAATCCGGAAACCAAGGTAACGATTAGTACCAGCCTGGGCGTGATAAAGGTGCGCTTGTATAAAGATACCCCATTGCACCGGGCTAACTTTGTACGGCTGGCCAAAATGGGTTTTTACGACAATACCATATTCTATCGCGTACTCCGCGATTTTATGATTCAAGGGGGCGATACGCGGGAGCGTAAAATTAAGACCGATAAATACGGCGTGCCCAGCGAAGTAAAACCGCAGTACTTTCACAAACGCGGCGCTTTGGCTATGGCTCGCTACGACGACGAATTTAACCCAAAACGCTTATCGTCGTCGCATAATTTTTACCTGATTCAAGGAGTAGTGCATAACCAGGAAAGTCTGGACGATATTGCTCAGAGTAAAAAAATCACGTTTTCGCCGGAGCAAGTAAAAACCTATACCACCATTGGCGGCGTTCCCTCCCTGGATACCAAGTACACGGTTTTTGGAGAAGTAACCGAAGGCTTAGACGTAATTGATAAAATAGCCAAAGTACCCGTTGACCCCAATGACGTGCCGGTGCAGGATGTGTTTATGACGGTAGAAGTAGAGGAATAG
- a CDS encoding cupin domain-containing protein, translated as MQNKFSLAAAQEALKQSGQEFTLLLEHGTLAVELYQPHETVKQTPHEQDEVYVIATGESKFFLSGETSQVRAGDFLFVPAAAEHRFLNFSPDFSTWVLFYGPKGGENGIVKKVAIP; from the coding sequence ATGCAAAATAAATTTAGCTTAGCTGCCGCCCAAGAAGCATTAAAACAATCGGGCCAGGAGTTTACACTTTTACTGGAACATGGCACCTTAGCGGTAGAATTGTACCAACCCCACGAAACAGTCAAGCAAACGCCTCACGAACAAGATGAAGTTTATGTTATAGCCACCGGCGAAAGCAAGTTCTTTTTATCAGGAGAAACTAGTCAGGTTAGAGCCGGTGATTTTTTATTTGTGCCCGCGGCTGCCGAACACCGCTTCCTAAATTTCTCACCGGATTTTAGTACCTGGGTTTTATTTTACGGTCCGAAAGGTGGGGAAAACGGAATTGTTAAAAAGGTAGCCATTCCGTAA
- a CDS encoding M13 family metallopeptidase produces MTNQISWISALTLAGFYLAGCSSTAPTQPVTTAETTTAITTTTTATASVAKQTKGVGIDRANLDTTQSPCVDFFQFANGGWIKNNPVPAAESRWGSFNELQDKNYAVQHSILTEAAANRTSPKGSNAQKVGDFYASGMDSVAIDKLEAAPLQPYFDKVAAIRDVRSLLTTAAQLKKAGISGMFSFYVGQDDKKSTEYAIFLNQGGLGLPDRDYYLKEDDRSKNIRTEYVKHVKNLFALLGEDTTTAGKNAAKVMDLETRLAKASRTRVELRDPQANYNKMTLAQLQKLTPATDWNLFLTQLGVKGATEVIVGQPDFFKELNTVVKSSSLSDWKTYLRWHLIHSTAPYLNKAFVQENFNFYGKVLSGTKALQPRWKRVLRTTDAAIGEAMGQLFVEKTFTPEAKARALEMVKNLRDAFQEHVQTLDWMSETTKKQALVKLDAFAVKIGYPDKWKDYSALAISRGSYVVNVLHANEFAFNYDINKLGKPIDRAEWGMTPPTVNAYYNPSMNEIVFPAGIMQPPFFDPKADDAVNYGGMGAVIGHEITHGFDDQGRQYDAEGNLKDWWTKTDAEQFTKRADMVVSQYDAYEVLPTVKVNGKLTLGENLADIGGLNIAYTALQKALAGKKKEKVAGFTPEQRFFLAWAQIWRVNATEQYFNQQVQTDPHSPGRFRTNGPLNNMPQFYEAFGCKPGDKMVKSATEQIKIW; encoded by the coding sequence ATGACGAATCAGATTTCCTGGATAAGCGCATTGACTTTAGCTGGATTTTACCTGGCTGGTTGCAGCAGTACCGCGCCTACCCAACCCGTTACCACTGCCGAAACAACTACTGCTATTACTACTACCACTACGGCCACCGCTTCTGTTGCAAAGCAAACTAAAGGAGTAGGAATCGACCGGGCAAACTTGGATACTACTCAATCACCTTGTGTTGATTTTTTTCAATTTGCGAATGGTGGCTGGATTAAAAATAACCCAGTGCCGGCGGCGGAGAGTCGCTGGGGCAGTTTTAATGAGTTGCAGGATAAAAATTACGCGGTACAACATAGCATCTTAACCGAAGCAGCGGCTAACCGCACGTCCCCAAAAGGCAGCAACGCGCAAAAAGTAGGTGATTTTTACGCTTCCGGTATGGACTCGGTGGCAATTGATAAATTGGAAGCCGCTCCCTTACAACCGTATTTCGATAAAGTAGCCGCTATACGTGATGTGAGAAGCTTGCTCACTACCGCTGCCCAATTAAAAAAAGCGGGCATTAGTGGTATGTTTAGCTTTTACGTGGGCCAGGACGATAAGAAAAGCACGGAATACGCTATTTTTTTAAATCAAGGCGGCTTGGGCTTACCTGATCGGGATTATTACCTGAAAGAAGACGACCGGTCCAAGAACATCCGCACCGAATACGTGAAGCACGTAAAGAATTTGTTCGCGCTGCTGGGCGAAGATACTACTACCGCGGGAAAAAATGCAGCCAAAGTGATGGACTTGGAAACCCGTTTGGCAAAAGCTTCCCGCACCCGCGTAGAACTACGCGATCCGCAGGCCAACTACAATAAAATGACTTTAGCGCAGTTGCAAAAGTTAACGCCCGCTACCGACTGGAATTTATTTTTAACGCAATTGGGCGTAAAAGGCGCCACCGAAGTAATTGTGGGGCAACCCGATTTTTTTAAAGAATTAAATACGGTGGTAAAATCCAGCTCGCTGAGCGACTGGAAAACGTACCTGCGTTGGCATTTAATTCATTCTACGGCTCCGTACCTGAACAAAGCTTTTGTGCAGGAAAATTTTAATTTTTACGGCAAAGTGTTGAGTGGTACGAAAGCGTTGCAACCCCGCTGGAAGCGCGTATTACGGACCACCGATGCCGCTATCGGCGAAGCAATGGGCCAACTGTTCGTTGAGAAAACCTTTACGCCCGAAGCCAAAGCCCGCGCCCTGGAAATGGTAAAAAACCTGCGCGACGCTTTTCAGGAGCACGTGCAAACTTTGGATTGGATGAGCGAAACTACCAAAAAACAAGCCTTGGTTAAACTAGATGCCTTTGCGGTAAAAATAGGTTATCCGGATAAATGGAAAGATTATTCCGCTTTGGCTATCAGCCGGGGATCTTACGTGGTAAACGTGCTGCACGCCAACGAATTTGCCTTTAATTACGATATAAACAAATTAGGAAAACCCATTGACCGGGCCGAGTGGGGCATGACGCCGCCCACGGTAAACGCGTATTACAATCCATCCATGAACGAAATCGTGTTTCCAGCGGGCATTATGCAGCCCCCCTTCTTCGACCCGAAAGCTGATGACGCGGTTAATTACGGAGGCATGGGCGCCGTTATTGGTCACGAGATAACCCACGGCTTCGACGACCAGGGCCGCCAGTACGATGCCGAAGGTAACCTGAAAGATTGGTGGACCAAAACCGATGCGGAGCAATTTACCAAACGCGCCGACATGGTAGTGAGTCAATATGATGCGTACGAAGTGTTGCCAACGGTAAAAGTAAACGGTAAACTTACGCTGGGCGAAAACCTAGCCGATATTGGTGGTTTAAACATTGCCTATACGGCGCTTCAAAAAGCACTAGCCGGTAAGAAAAAAGAAAAAGTTGCCGGATTTACCCCGGAGCAGCGTTTCTTTTTGGCTTGGGCCCAAATCTGGCGCGTAAATGCTACGGAGCAGTATTTTAACCAACAAGTGCAAACCGACCCGCACTCGCCGGGCCGTTTCCGGACCAACGGACCTTTGAATAATATGCCGCAGTTTTACGAAGCTTTTGGCTGCAAACCCGGCGATAAAATGGTGAAGTCGGCTACCGAGCAAATTAAAATCTGGTAA
- a CDS encoding MGMT family protein, giving the protein MAKVKDDNFFKNVYAVVQLIPVGRVTSYGAIASYLGSKGSARMVGWALIASHAKSGIPAYRVVNRNGLLTGKQHFESPDAMQASLEQEGVRVENDTVVNFEKLFWDPAQELL; this is encoded by the coding sequence ATGGCAAAAGTAAAAGACGATAATTTTTTTAAAAATGTGTACGCGGTAGTACAACTTATTCCGGTTGGCCGGGTTACTTCTTACGGGGCCATTGCCAGTTACCTGGGCAGCAAAGGATCGGCCCGGATGGTGGGCTGGGCGCTTATTGCCTCGCACGCCAAAAGCGGTATTCCGGCTTACCGGGTAGTAAACCGGAATGGTTTGCTTACCGGCAAACAGCATTTTGAATCGCCGGATGCCATGCAAGCCAGCCTGGAACAGGAAGGCGTGCGGGTAGAAAACGATACAGTAGTAAATTTTGAAAAATTATTCTGGGATCCTGCCCAGGAACTTCTGTAA